The genomic segment aataaattcaaacttATAATGTATGGCCACTTATCATAAttcttctaaataattttttttaaatttaaaatactatatatatttatttaactataatttataaccataataatgataaaatgtaattatttttttctttattgaattCTAACTTAACCACTCATCATAATCCTATTAAATAagactttttaaatttaaaatatcatttacaTTTATATAACTATTAGGAATTATAACCATACATGTggataaaatatttatgttaaaataatgACAAATTGTAATGatgcctttattttatttattgaattctaACTTATTGTTCTCCCTCTCTCAATAATATCTTTCATACCTAAAGAATTTGAGTTTAATAGCATAGTTATCCAAAATCAATATTATAAGCTAACTAGTTGAAGTATTTGCAAACTAGTTGAAGTTATGATAAAGAACTTATAACCTCATTTTTAGAAAGTTGTTTAATTTAGTGCTACACATATTTGACTGgacaatttataaatttatgatatagtttaattcattttatatatttaatttgatcaaCTTCATAGATAGATATGAAGAGGTTTTTCAAATCTATATAtaccaaaaaatatttaagcaaGAACGAGTTCAGCATCTGATGTAACTACTGTTGCACAAATGAAAAGTCGTGTTGAGTTGCCGACCCAGGGCTTCGAAAACCAATTAAGTAATATGACACAGGAATAAGAGATCAAGTAAGACACTACTACATAAATGCCTATTTGCAATTGTCATGAACTACTACAAAAGGCCTTACAACCATTGCATAAGATTTATTGCAGCAGCAGTTTGGCAGCCGCTACATTGGCTCATATTGCAATAGGTTATTGTAGCTATTCTATACATTCTATTGTAGCGGATTCACAACATTAATTTTTGTAgctgtttttaattttgcagcGGTTGCTTCATATACAGTAACAGTTTATTTTGTaatggttattttatataatacagTGGTTTCACAATACTTAGCACAAcagtttgtaatatttattgcAGTGATATTGTAATTCCTAATGCAGCggttttgtaatatctattgTAGTAGTTTTATAATACATTTTGCAGCAGTTTAGTAATATATGTTgtcaatacaataaaaaaactatttatgacacatttttacaaaaatgtgtCACAGATTACAATCCGCAACATAATTTGTGacacaataaaaatgaatcGTGTTTCAGATGTCGCAAATTTTTACGACATTTtcaaaatgtgtcgcaaaatttttgacacaaaaaaaaatgttgcaaaTATCATTGCAAATTTGCAATTCATGGGTCTTTTGAGACAATATTTGCAATTCAATTTGCAACGATATACGACATTATTTTAAGACACATTTTATGTGTTGCAAATTATGTTGCAACTATGTAACTCTTTGCAACATTTTGCGacatattttgattattacAAAACTTTTTTTGCGCTACAAATTGTGTGGGATCTTTTTTCCAACAAATCACATTTCAATTATCACAAATTATGTCGCAACCGTATGAGACATTTTACAACACATTCTTATTATCACAAATTATGTCACAAATTGATTGTTCATAAAATACAAAACTACGACACGGTCTATGattatttacaataatttttgaaatggTTTTTATTAACTTGTTTTAAAGCCTAATTTACATTCCTCAACAATATCTTTTACAATATTTTGCAAATTGAACATTCCAAATCAATTAGCAACTACTCTCAGACATTGTGCCTAATCCATTCTGGTCTCTTTCGCTTCTCTCAAGCATGACTTAAATTTCTCCGCAACCACTCAGTAGCCTTCTTGTTGAACATTTTTTCCACTTCTCCGACATCATGCAGTTGCCAAGTAAAATAGGATTACAATAGATAATTAAACTAATGAGAagttaataaattaacaaaaaaaaactaattaaaaacaacTTAAAAAAGAGATATGTCTGAAACTGTTGCCAATAACATAGGTAACCATCATTTAGACACTTCTCTCAATTAAACAAGCATAGTTAATATAGttcattgattttcttattaaaataaataaataaataatcggCGAATGACTTACGAATGAGGctagtaataaaatatttctttgaGACTTGAAAGGAAGCAGGCTGCATGGAACGTGTCCTAACTGCTAGGGCCAACTCTTGTTACATGCCCTCAATGCATACTATAACTTCTTGTGAAGTGTGAATTAGCCAAGTGATTATGTATTTTACTTCAAATATTATCATGGCTAATCATTCAGAATTTAGTTTGGTAATACAATCCGACAGTGTAACAAAGTGTAATAATTTGTAAAGCATAAGATTACTAATACACTCATTGCAAAAGGGAGaacaagaaggaaagaaagcaaGGATTATTTCCTAACAAAGTGCTGCACAAAGAAAACAAGTGCTCCTTAGCAAAAGGTTTAGGGTCAAAATTGTAGTGCGGTATTAGGATTTTGttgtttcattgaaaaaaattgagcataaaataaacaaagaagaacTTGTAGTTGTTCTTTTCTATAGTGAACCCCAACGGTGCAATAGCTTGCTCAATCTTTGCAAGTATTTCAGTTGCCGACAGCCTCGACACAAATCTTGTATCTCTTTTAGCTAGACCCTGTTCAATATTCCTCAATCAGTTAAATCTTATCACATAATCATTGACATAAAAAAAGGGTCAATAGCAGGCCACAACACactaaattaatttgaaaaaacaaaCTTTCAGTTTCCAACACCCATTTCACAGAAGACAACATCTATTAGTCGGCATACTTGTACTGTCTCCAATAACATCATATCCAAGCAACAAATTTAATAAGAAATTATATGTTGTTGAAATAGGCCAGCGTCTCAAGGAATCCTATCAACTCCATTGAATGCTGAGAATCCAGATGGACAAATTTAGAAATGCGAGAAAATAACAAACTTTGGGCTTAGTAATGATATAATTTAACACAGGTAATTCAAGTCATGTGTTCCATCACTGGGATACAAAGGTATACATAAAGCAGTTTAATGTTCTCATCATcacaataaattaacaaaatggCAAAAGTAGGTCATCAAGGATCACGAGCAAATAGTTCCCATCGATGATTACTAACTCATATCAAGTTGAAAATCTTAGCAACACAGTGTCATTTCCTAGTGCCAATGCAATCGAACAAGTTCTAAGTTCTTGCCAATTGAAGTTGTAAACAaggggtttaaaaaaattgcatgcaaaataaactaaagtgagtttttccttttcttggtgTTGCCGAGTTGTCATCACCTTAATATCAGGTGTTCTGTAATTATTCTACTGATAAAAAATTGGCAGGCATGTTAATATATATGATGTTATTGCATGTCATATGCGATTGAGAGCAAGATCATATTCTTTCCACTTGCCAGATTATATcgtatgttatgttttttcttgCTGATATGCCTCATGTTAGTTAATCTGGGACTATCTGATCAAATCAAATTGACCTGGGTTATATCATGTATGTCTGATGCTATATTACACCAAGTGTATATCTGGGTTATATCCTAACATTCTTCATTTTCTGTACTTCTGCAACAGTGTGATGACCTTAATAAACTCCAGTTCAGTGTTTAGGAATTTTAGGTAAATGTATGTATTATGAATGACTAAAGCAAACAATGCAGAAAAATGAGTAGCTGAAGTAAGCAGGAAACCATCATCTGAACTTCTGAAATCCTTGTCAATAAAAATAAGAGGTTATTTCTACATTAAGTGCTCTCTACTAGTGGACACTgaatgttaatgatgatgatagtgGAAGAATGACAATGAATTACAAGAATAAGACTATAACTATCCTAAATTAATCACCGTGGGCCAATAGAATTTTCTCATCATTACTTTGTGTAGCACTAGACATTTAATGGTTAAGATGCAGATTGGTATATTACTGTTTTTGTCAAGTGTGCAAGCTGATGAAGTCTAATGGAAGATGATGCTACATCTGAATTGTGTGGTGGGGCATAATGCATTACTTGAAAACAGAGTAGACAGTTCACAAGTAAGCAGATTCAGATGAGGAGAAGATGCCAGACAAGTGAGCCAAGATGGCGTACATGCTGAATAAAGTGACAAAACTACCTGTGAGCCCTGAAAACATAGGAAAGGAAAAATAATCAGAAAAAGTAGGATGGGATTCTCCTtaactatattttaaatattcttcCATAGGTAAGCTTGCACTAACACAATATTATAACTTATAATCAACTACAAATATATCCcatagagaaataaaaaactatCAGTCATTTGTGCTCTTCTTttctccaaataaaaaaaattgtgttcatGTATTGTATGGCTACAAATGATTGGCTAGATCACCTTCAAACCAAATCGGAGTGGCCTAAAAAGTAGAGGCAAAATATAGGACTGAGGTGGGAATTATGTACATATAAATACTTCgctttggtaaaaaaaaaagtcaaaggaAATCGGTGAGTATGGCAACCAGAATCGCCGCCGTGGTGATTTTTCTCATCTTCAACTCGACGAGTTTTTCCCAATGTCTCACGAACCTCGCCGACGATAAATTCGTGTTGTTGTACTTCATCTCTCGCGTTCCTCCTCAGGACTCGCCAATTtcctttgacttttttttttcaaaagcaatCTTAATTAGTGCAATTCCGTACACACTTGGTTATTTGACATCAAAAACAGCTCGTCAATTGCCATCTATTTTCAGCCCGTCATTGTTCATGTATTTAAATTTATAGACATACCAAAGTGAAGtatttatattatcatttttatgtAACGTCAGCATACCAAGTGACTGTTATTGGTGGGGATGCTCAGATTGACAACACCTAGAACATGCCCTTAATGAAGAATGTTAGGAAGTATTTGACACCAACTAACAagataaatgaataatataagGCATCAAACACATATAAACAAACACATGGTTCAACCAAAACCTGGAGTTTCATATATGGAAGAACAATATAATGGTAGACTTTCCATCACCTCGAGAGATTGCAAGTACAAGAGAAAACCTCACCTTAAACTTTATGATTACACAAGCCAGAGAGGATCCACAAAGCTTTCACCATTGAAGTACATGAGTACAACCAAACTCCAAGAAACTCCTTACTAGATATAACTAAATCAAGTAGACAACATGATCAACAATCTAAACAGTGATTGTAACACATCAAAGTGACTATAATTTTCACTAGAAGAATAGCTACAACCAAAGTATGAGAAcattttttaacttttgaatacagttaattaaatttcaaaacatccaagaaaggaaaattgaaaacataataaggTGATCTAGTCATATGATGAAAGCCGCATCAAATTACTGGACATCATTCAAATGCAATTGATATGAATGGTTGCTAAATAAGGCAATTAACAATCTGTCAATAAAGTTCATTTTCACATTTCACTACCATCACATAATGACTCCTAACTCAATCAACTAAAGGAAAAGACTAATTCAGCTAAATTTAGACTTCTTTCATGGTTATTGTGAATGAGAAAATGAGATGTTATAGGCTACTAACTAAATGGATGATTTACCAATAGAATTGTGCACCGGGCACTTGGAATATGAGAAACAATTTGTTTGCAGGACACAAACTAGAGAAGTAGTTGAAGAGTACAATCCAAGGCATATTCTTCTGGCACATAACAAAATTGCTTCTTTTCTAGATAGAGTCAAATTAGGGTTGCAATCATCCTAATTCCCAAATctcaaataaacattaaattctCTACAATCACAAATTATTACAATGAGAAAATCATCCCAAATACTAAATGCTcacaaaaattttgaattacgtCCAATAAGACACATCTCAACTCAGATGGAAATATTCTAACAAAAACACGTCAAAAATCAGAAATGATCAATTTAAACCAATTCAATCCAATTAGGACAAAATCAAACATAACACCAAAATTCCTTCCCATATGAAATAAAACAAGGCAAAAACATCAAattcaatgataaaaataaaaagaaacttaACAAGAAAACCGAACAAACAAAAGATTCACATGATTGTCATTGTCCAAAGAAAATGCAGAGCCAAATCCAGGGATCTGAGAAAGAAACAGCTTGGAattcaaaaaaagaacaaaccTCCAATGGCATTTAGAGAGATCTAGGCGAAGAGGGCAAGCTGAAGCTTTTATCTCCTAACCCTATCAATTCCTATATTCAACTCTGGCCCCCTTCTGGTGAGCATCTCACTGAGGGAGATCGGATGTGGTGGAGAAACGAGATCGGAGATTAGAGATGAAAGATGACGAAGagaaggagaatgaagaagagggAGCAGTGCGTTAAAGAATTTGGCTTTGTTTGGAGGACGGGCTTTGATGCTGAGTGTGCTGGTATTTATTTCACAAAATGAGACATGAGATCATGGTTTGGATTTTAGAGACTTTGAATCCGATAAGTGACTTATCCAAATACtagtgttctttttttattacatacttaaatattttattgtatttctttctttttattaatagcacaacaaaaacaataataataataataataataataataataataataataataactatttttaattaatgtaataaataacgtaataaaaagtatttaaatttgttagttGTAGGTTATAAATCTATTTTAATATGatgtaaaaacataataaataaattaataaataaaaatatcagaAAATCTCTTTGATTCTTTAGATTATATGAGtacattaaaattttcatatcgctaattttaaaaatatttattttaaaattttaattttatttaaaattatcaatttatccCTAACCTTTGATCACAAGATCTTCGTTGAACACCCTAACTGTAGgcactagagagagagagagagagagagagagagagagagagagtgagctCAACTCTTTTAAGTTTGATTGAGGGCGCTACGTCACGAGAGCTCCTACAAGCAGTAtcatatattagtatatattagTGGTGTGTCTTGGTACCACGACTAGTAATAAACATAATTTtggtgtttaaaaaaatatataaaaaaataaaaagggaataaaaatgaaGATTAAAAGACtgaaacacatgaaaaaaataaagaggctGTTGTAATCATTCAGGGATTTAGAAGTAATTTTAACGTAATATTGAGAAATCTATATACCTATGTATTTGGAGTAAGGAGGGTAAAACTTTATGAATTTTCTTACAAGGAATGAATatcttgaatttaaaaatatgaggaaaGTGATAAAATATATCAAGTTCCACTTCCATgttcttttaaaaacaaaatatatttttaaaatctatatttttatatttttatgtttctaaATATAAAGCTTTAGAAACAAAGAGGGCTAACTTAGTTGTAATTTATTTGAAGTTATCCCTctgaaatatttgaaaaaaaaaaactatttagtCAAACAGTGATTGATCAgcataaaattactataattatttattatttttgaaaaatcctattcaaaatattgaattcttaatgtatatatatatatatatacattatactATTATTGGTTgactatattatattaaattaattttgatctTACTCATAATAGCAAACTATACTCAAaataacacatatatataataatgttaaaTGTTTTAGAGGTAAAAAGATGGAAAAGTACAAAACATATTGTGCTAAAATTTTGCAACACATTTTGCGATGCTATAGATCATTGTAAATAATGTGGTGTACTCTGCGTTGCAAACAATTTATATGTTGGTACCAAAATTATGTGACACGTTTTGCGAAGTTCTTATATGGCCGTTTTTTCAGTGACGCTATTTGGTTCTTtttgcaactttttttttttatttttttatcgcaCATTGTTGCAATTTATGTTGCAAGTTTGCGACACTTTTATGGATCACAAATTTATGTGTCTcaaattgcatttttttcttgtagtgtgtaGCGATTTGGTAATATATAATGCAACAATTATAATAGCTATTTGTATAAAAACTATTGCAATAATTTCATTGAATCTATTGCGCCAGTTTAGAAATACTGCTGCAACAGTTAATAAAAATCTATTGTGGTGGGTTTATAATCTTGTACCATTTTAcgaataataattttaatcatttaattcaataaaattataacattaaaaacataatcttaaaatgtaataaacactTAGAGCCAATAACATCATATTAAAGTTGACAACAATATTCAATAACATAAGAATTCAAGGAGAAAACttgttaatacaaaacaattgtgaagttaatacaaaacaagtcATCTTCGATGTTTTGAGATGAAACCAACTGAAACTATAACATCATTGTCTCtgtaattaaaaagaattagttagtaaaaataataaaaagaaacttgtgcaatatatacaatttatattacttaacataataataaaatttgataaaataaaatgatactaTAAGTCGGAGTGTCCTTACCAGCTATTCACTGGTCCTGTTGATGAAGAGTAATGTTAAGGATTACTTGTGTAGTTTCTTTCTAAATAAGAGTTGATAagttctcaaaaacaaaaaaaacatgaaaaaaatatctaaacaaaCACTAATGATAAAAACAAGAATCTAAATTGAAAGAGAGAGGAGGAAtaagaaaatgcaaaaaatagaaaataataaataataaaaaaatgaattataaaataaaaacaataaaaagtaataaataaaaaataaaaataaaataacggGGAAGTGTCTGATGATATTGAAGGTTAGGCATAATTGTTAGGACACCTCACTCCAAAAAGTAGAGGTGATGCCTGTGTCCCAACATACTCAGTTATAAGCTTGTCGCGTATTTGTTTATAAAGGTTGCTTCCATGTGGTTGGATGTTCATAAATGTTTCAATAATTGAAAgattaaaatcaaatgtaatTCCTATCAAAGATGACATCTAACCAATATATTTGAATCATGAAGTTTTGATAAAGAGGAGCTCAGAAGCTTATTTattagagaaaagaaaaactacAAAAACCAAGAAGGGCCAAACACTGGgaacaacaaagaaacaaagccTAGCccagaaagagaaaaaagaagaaactaaAACTAACAAATAGAGAGGGACTACAACaacatcaaaaatttaaaccaaaCTTGAGCACATTTTTCATTAACCATCTTGGGAGCTCTCTGCCTTGGAAGAATAGAGTTAAATTGTGCAGATTCCCACCGTGACCTGCTAGACAAGAGGCAATTTTGGCCCAGCTAGCTCTTGGGGATAGTGAACAGGTTAACCTCACCCAAAGACCTCAAAAAGTTTCGGATACTCTCCATCGTTCTGTTCATTCTCCAACATTAAAGCTGAACACCATGGTTAACTGATTTGACAAACTCATCATTGGTGCAGACCAGATGTCTTGCCATCAAATTGTTTTGGATCATGTAGTGTAGAAAATTCTTCATCGCCTCAGCTTCTGCATCTAGTATAGAGCTAGCACTGAATCTATAACTACCTGCAATTAGAATTTTGGCATTAATTagaatcaaatatataaaatccaGCCCCAGCAATAGAGAGTTCACAGTTCCAGAAGGCTGAGAAGACCATGAACGGACTATCAAGGGCTGTGAAGTTATGCAAGATAAGGTTTCTCCCCTGCTGAGAATTCGAAGAATAATAATACTCTCTGGTATGAGCAACAGCTTTGGAAGCCAAAGACCGACAGtccaaattttcatttttgaatatcTTATTGCATCTGGCCTTCCAGATATACCTAGCTATGACAGCTATAACAGAATGTGTATAGAGGTCGAGACCAGATTCAGAAGGGCTAAGCCAACTCCTAGAAGAAAAGCCATTCCTAAAATTGAAAGTTTTGCCAATCATATTTTTCACATAGTCCCAGATAAGTTGGGATTTCGGGCATAAATTCAGAAGATGCTCAGCATCTTCACAGACCAAGCTGCAAAGCACACAATTAGTTTGAGGACCCAATCTTAGCcgatataaaaaatcataagttTTGATCCCATTATGGAAGAGAAGCCAAAGGAAATGTTTAGCCCGAGGAGCAATCTTGAGTCTCCAGATTTGACCCCAGCCATCCCAGTGATCCTGATGAGCTGCCAAATTAGTGAGGTGAGAATAAATAATGGGCGAGAGTTTGTTCTTCTTAGTTTTAGGCTAGGGAACCAAACCCACAAATTATTTGAGTCATGATTAATTTTGCCATGATTGATAGTTTCAAGATTAAGATGTGAACCAAACATCAAATTCAAAGAATGGAGGTTCCAATGGGAATCCACAAGAAAGTCAGTTAAATTTAATGTTTCAAAGTTCTCTTCCATACTGAGATAAGTAGGTTTATAAACAAGAGGGGTCTCAAAATACCAAGGATCAAACATGAAGGTGGTTTTCAAAGGATTAACAGACAGGATCCGGCAATGAGGTTTGATAATTCTGGCAGTCCGACAAAGGCCACGATAGAAACAAGAGCAATTAGATATAATGCTATCAGTCCAAGGATTAAAGTCACCATACTTCAGTAAAAGGATATCAACCCAGATGGCATTTTGCTTGTTCAGGTATTTGAAGACATTCTTAGCCATTAAAGATATTTTAGATCTATGCAAATTCCTGATGGATAACCCCCCCTCAGATTTATCAAGAGTAGCATCCATCCAACTAACCGAGTTCATGCCCTTTCTATTGCCACCCTTAGACCAAAAGAAAAATCTAGCAAACTTGGAAATGTCATCCAAAATGGAGTCAGGCACAGGATAGACCGAAAGGTAATAAAGAGGGGTTGAAAGAATGGACCAGTTTATCAGAATTGTTTTACCAGCAGCTGAAATTTTAGAGTGGTTCCAGATAGATAAAGCTCTTCTAATTTTGTCCCTCATATTGTTGAAATGGTGAATAGCTAACCTCTTAGGAGCCACAAGGATATTAACTATACTTTTCTGCAATCTCTTATTAAACCTGGTAGGGAAAAAGATTTCTGATTTGGTGTTGTTGGCCTTCTGACCTGTTAAACTTTGGTAAATTAAGAGACAAAGATCTATATTACGAGCTGTTTTCCTAGAGGCTTGAGTGATAAGAGTAAGATCGTCATCATACATCAGATGGTTGAAGTTGTTAGGAATGGATGAGTGAAAATCTGGAATCAATCTATGTCTCAAGGCAAAGTTGAGCATAGCAGTCAAGTTTTGAGTAGTCAGAATAAAAAAGTAAGGGGAGATAGATCGCCCTGTTGTAGATAATCATGAAGTGTTGCATGGCCACAATTGTAGATAATTGCCAAGTGGAGAGTGAAAACTAGCACATGCTAAgagacaaataaaacaaatgagatTAGGAAACTTTTGGTTGAGAAAGGGCCGCCcatgaaatatatgttttcctCAAAATGCTTGCAGGACAAACACATTTTACTTGCGGGTTGTGTTCATACTAGAAACTATAAGAGAGGTGCCTATCATATAACAGTATATATGCAAGTATGTTAACATCATACACAgtatagaaaaattattttgaaattcacATAAATGAGAAAAGCTTGCTGATTACAACCCTACACCCTACATGTAGCAATTAAAAGCATCGGAAAAGCAGAACACCAAACATTGTAAACTAGCTAGATACTATAAATTGTAAAGAATTCTATGATAATTTCAATTGATTAATGTAATAGAGCAGTGCATGAATCTAACAATCAGAGAATTTAAGGTGATTACTTGACCTCTATAATGTAATAAGATCAAAGAAATGATTAAAGAACCCCATAATTCAAAcaacaagaataataataactGTTAAATACGGACTTTTTCCCAAATTggccttaattttttttaatattgtcaaaatgACCCTGAAgtcattttaacaaataaaatggcCTTAGGACCATCACATCAATACCAAGTCAGCACCCATGTACAGACTGTACTGCTGACcgtgtatttttaaattaacaaaatacttttttttttacattttaaccccatctcttttataattatttaaatagcttatttgtgGGGGttttaacccaatttttttaaaatttttttattaaaatagaaaacattatttgaaattagaattattattattaactattaaaacagtaattattttaaattattttaataatattttgattattattagagtgacAATTATTGAAgtggaaattattttaaattatttttattattattagtaaaatattattattatagtgggaattattttaaattattttcgtGATGAAACCACGGCCTAGTCATGACTTTGATTCGAGTGCGCTCGGGTGATCAAACGATCGAGTTTTGGCGTTGTCGGGGCTTTCCGGGTTGCCGCAGCATCCCTGCGTAATGTCCCCACATCATCACTTGGCATCATATAAAACCCTCTCAGATAAAGTTTGGCGGAGTGGACAAAACCAGGAGCCATCTAGACATTCCATTGTCATGCACCCATGTCTCAAGAGATGGAGAGTGTCCCGCGTCATGCTAGCGCACCTAAGCAAAGGAACACCAGCAATCTACGGCGGATGGCGGAGCACCTTTTGGGCCTACTCTTGTGTcaaaatattatagaaaataattgtaattaattattgtttttaataattaatagtaataattctaatttcatataatgttttttattttaataataatttttttaaaaaaattttggttttaaatgccacaaataagttatttaaataattataaaagaaataagggagttaaaatattaaaaaaacatgattttttaatttaaaaatacccATTCAGTACTCATGTGCTGagcattaatttaaaaattctaatttaaaaatgaGGGATTTTCATGCTTGGGAATAGCTTGATCAGCTGGGGTTCTGTGAAGCAAAAGGTGGTGGCATTGAGTTCATGTGAAGCTG from the Dioscorea cayenensis subsp. rotundata cultivar TDr96_F1 unplaced genomic scaffold, TDr96_F1_v2_PseudoChromosome.rev07_lg8_w22 25.fasta BLBR01002008.1, whole genome shotgun sequence genome contains:
- the LOC120257304 gene encoding uncharacterized protein LOC120257304 — encoded protein: MAPGFVHSAKLYLRGFYMMPSDDVGTLRRDAAATRKAPTTPKLDRQKANNTKSEIFFPTRFNKRLQKSIVNILVAPKRLAIHHFNNMRDKIRRALSIWNHSKISAAGKTILINWSILSTPLYYLSVYPVPDSILDDISKFARFFFWSKGGNRKGMNSVSWMDATLDKSEGGLSIRNLHRSKISLMAKNVFKYLNKQNAIWVDILLLKYGDFNPWTDSIISNCSCFYRGLCRTARIIKPHCRILSVNPLKTTFMFDPWYFETPLVYKPTYLSMEENFETLNLTDFLVDSHWNLHSLNLMFGSHLNLETINHAHQDHWDGWGQIWRLKIAPRAKHFLWLLFHNGIKTYDFLYRLRLGPQTNCVLCSLVCEDAEHLLNLCPKSQLIWDYVKNMIGKTFNFRNGFSSRSWLSPSESGLDLYTHSVIAVIARYIWKARCNKIFKNENLDCRSLASKAVAHTREYYYSSNSQQGRNLILHNFTALDSPFMVFSAFWNCSYRFSASSILDAEAEAMKNFLHYMIQNNLMARHLVCTNDEFVKSVNHGVQL